From the genome of Vicia villosa cultivar HV-30 ecotype Madison, WI linkage group LG2, Vvil1.0, whole genome shotgun sequence, one region includes:
- the LOC131651571 gene encoding serine/threonine-protein phosphatase PP2A catalytic subunit, with product MPSHADLDRQIEHLMECKPLPEADVKALCDQARAILVEEWNVQPVKCPVTVCGDIHGQFYDLIELFRIGGNAPDTNYLFMGDYVDRGYYSVETVSLLVALKVRYRDRITILRGNHESRQITQVYGFYDECLRKYGNANVWKFFTDLFDYLPLTALIESQIFCLHGGLSPSLDTLDNIRALDRIQEVPHEGPMCDLLWSDPDDRCGWGISPRGAGYTFGQDIAAQFNHTNGLSLISRAHQLVMEGYNWCQEKNVVTVFSAPNYCYRCGNMAAILEIGENMDQNFLQFDPAPRQIEPDTTRKTPDYFL from the exons ATGCCGTCTCACGCGGATCTGGATCGGCAGATCGAGCATCTGATGGAGTGCAAGCCTCTTCCGGAGGCGGATGTGAAGGCGCTTTGCGATCAGGCGAGGGCGATTCTGGTTGAAGAGTGGAACGTTCAACCGGTGAAGTGTCCCGTTACGGTTTGTGGTGATATTCACGGTCAGTTTTATGATCTGATTGAGCTTTTTCGGATAGGAGGAAACGCGCCTGATACTAATTATCTCTTTATGGGAGATTACGTAG ATCGTGGGTACTATTCAGTGGAGACTGTTTCACTTTTGGTGGCACTGAAAGTACGTTATAGAGATAGAATTACAATTCTCAGAGGAAACCATGAGAGCCGTCAAATTACTCAAGT GTATGGCTTCTACGATGAATGTTTGAGAAAGTATGGAAACGCCAATGTCTGGAAATTCTTTACCGACTTGTTTGATTATTTACCTCTGACCGCCCTCATTGAGAGTCAG ATTTTCTGTTTGCATGGAGGTCTCTCGCCATCGTTGGATACATTGGACAATATCCGCGCCTTGGATCGCATACAGGAG GTTCCGCATGAAGGACCGATGTGTGATCTCTTGTGGTCTGATCCCGATGATCGTTGTGGTTGGGGAATATCTCCACGAGGTGCTGGATATACATTTGGACAGGATATAGCTGCTCAGTTCAATCATACAAATGGTCTCTCACTAATATCTAGAGCTCATCAGCTCGTGATGGAAGGATACAATTGGTGCCAG GAGAAAAATGTGGTGACTGTTTTTAGTGCTCCAAATTACTGCTACCGATGTGGGAATATGGCTGCGATTCTGGAAATTGGGGAGAATATGGATCAGAATTTTCTGCAGTTTGATCCAGCTCCGAGGCAAATTGAGCCTGACACTACACGAAAGACACCAGATTATTTTTTGTAA
- the LOC131651573 gene encoding protein SHORT HYPOCOTYL IN WHITE LIGHT 1: MAATTSTATTTTQLINLTRSRRSTLRHFSPNNVHILHHQPFTPTLIHNRRSNLTIINCNSKLNNSSGGGEPYEMDGVFGRYDGIEDDSDEDDDAESSVDLLIKFLQSMFKKMSKKAKKACRSVLPSVFSPQLVSFAVDGTLLLASLSVVKALLEVICNIGGTVFAAILILRVILAAVSYFQSSGNSFNQGDNSFGAIA; the protein is encoded by the exons ATGGCAGCAACAACATCtactgcaacaacaacaacacagttGATCAATCTCACGCGCTCTCGACGCTCCACTCTTCGCCACTTCTCACCAAACAATGTTCACATTCTTCATCACCAACCCTTCACTCCTACACTCATCCACAATCGTCGTTCAAATCTCACAATCATCAATTGCAATAGCAAG CTGAATAACTCAAGCGGAGGAGGAGAACCATATGAGATGGATGGTGTTTTTGGGAGATACGATGGAATCGAAGATgatagtgatgaagatgatgatgcagAGAGTAGCGTTGATTTGTTGATAAAATTCTTGCAGAGTATGTTTAAGAAGATGTCCAAAAAAGCTAAAAAGGCTTGTCGTTCTGTTTTGCCATCAGTATTTTCTCCTCAGCTT GTTTCTTTTGCAGTTGATGGGACTCTGCTACTTGCTTCACTTTCTGTTGTCAAAGCACTTCTTGAG GTTATCTGCAACATTGGTGGCACAGTATTTGCTGCAATTCTGATCCTGCGTGTGATATTGGCAGCAGTTTCTTACTTCCAGTCCAGTGGGAATAGTTTCAATCAAGGGGACAATTCATTTGGTGCTATAGCCTAA
- the LOC131651572 gene encoding phospholipid-transporting ATPase 3-like — translation MNQRVPSTRAVGLGRVKPQAPGNRTILCNDRQANLPLRFTGNSISTTKYNFFTFLPKGLFEQFRRVANLYFLTISIFSTTPISPVSPITNVLPLSMVLLLSLIKEAFEDWKRLQNDMTINNNMVDVLQDKKWVSIPWKKLQVGDIVKVKQDGFIPADLLFLASTNVDGVCYIETANLDGETNLKIRKALEKTWDYLTPEKASDFKGEIQCEQPNNSLYTFTGNLIIQDQTLPLSPNQLLLRGCSLRNTGHIVGVVVFTGHETKVMMNSMNVPSKRSTLERKLDKLILALFATLFVMCFIGAVGSAIFVNNKYFYLHLESSSEEEGMSQFNPRNRFLVFLLTMFTFITLYSTIIPISLYVSIEMIKFIQSTRFINNDLHMYHYETDTPALARTSNLNEELGQVEYIFSDKTGTLTRNLMEFFKCSIGGEVYGNGVTETEKGIAERRGIKLEENISPNAVRERGFNFDDARLMGGAWRNEPNRDSCKEFFRCLAICHTVLPEGDEFPDKIRYQAASPDESALVIAAKNFGFFFYRRTPTMIYIRESHAEKMGKIQDQPYEILNVLEFNSTRKRQSVVCRYPDGRLVLYSKGADNVIFERLADGSNDIKKVTREHLEQFGSAGLRTLCLAYKELHQDVYESWNEKFIHAKSSLIDREKKLDEVAELIENNLILIGSTAIEDKLQDGVPACIDILQRAGIKIWVLTGDKIETAINIAYACNLINNEMKQFIISSETDAIREVEDRGDQVEIARFIKEEVMKELKKCFEEAQTYFSSLSGPKLALVIDGKCLMYALDPSLRVMLLNLSLNCHAVVCCRVSPLQKAQVTTLVKKGARKITLGIGDGANDVSMIQAAHVGVGISGMEGMQAVMASDFAIAQFRYLADLLLVHGRWSYLRICQVVMYFFYKNLTFTLTQFWFNFQTGFSGQRFYDDWFQSLYNVIFTALPVIIVGLFDKDVSASLSMKYPELYMEGIRNVFFKWRVVAIRAFLSVYQSLILFYFVSSSSLSAKDSAGKIFGLWDVSTMAFTCVVVTVNLRLILFCNSITRWHYISVGGSILGWFIFAFLYSGIRTRYDRQENVYFVIYVLMSTAYFYITLILVPVSALFCDFLYHGVQRWFFPYDYQIIQELHRHENDDSGRNQLVERGSQLSPDEERSDNISQLPRSISKHTGFAFDSPGYESFFASQLGVHAPQKAWDVARRASTRSKTKIEKK, via the exons ATGAACCAGCGCGTGCCTTCGACTCGAGCGGTTGGACTCGGCCGAGTCAAACCTCAAGCTCCCGGTAACCGCACCATCTTATGTAACGACCGTCAAGCCAATCTTCCTCTTCGATTCACG GGGAATTCAATTTCGACTACGAAGTacaactttttcacttttttgccTAAAGGATTGTTTGAACAG TTCAGGCGGGTTGCTAATCTCTATTTTCTTACAATCTCGATTTTTTCTACCACCCCAATCAG CCCTGTGTCTCCGATCACCAATGTGCTTCCTCTATCTATGGTGCTTCTCCTCTCTCTTATTAAGGAAGCTTTTGAGGACTGG AAGCGTCTTCAAAATGACATGACCATAAACAATAACATGGTAGATGTGTTGCAAGATAAAAAGTGGGTGTCTATACCGTGGAAAAAATTGCAAGTTGGCGACATTGTTAAG GTTAAGCAGGATGGATTCATTCCTGCAGATTTGCTTTTCCTAGCTAGTACAAATGTAGATGGTGTTTGCTACATTGAG ACTGCTAATTTGGATGGGGAAACCAATTTGAAGATCAGAAAAGCATTGGAAAAGACTTGGGATTACCTGACTCCGGAAAAGGCATCTGATTTTAAAg GTGAAATTCAGTGTGAACAACCAAACAATTCATTGTATACCTTCACTGGAAATCTAATAATTCAAGATCAAACACTTCCTCTCAGTCCAAATCAACTTCTGTTGCGA GGATGCAGCCTCAGGAATACAGGACATATTGTTGGGGTTGTTGTTTTCACTGGACATGAAACAAAG GTGATGATGAATTCTATGAATGTTCCTTCCAAAAGAAGTACATTGGAGAGGAAGCTTGACAAACTCATACTTGCTCTATTTGCAACTCTCTTTGTGATGTGTTTTATAGGAGCTGTAGGCAG TGCTATCTTTGTAAACAATAAGTATTTCTATttacatcttgaatcatcatcagaaGAGGAGGGCATGTCACAGTTCAATCCAAGAAATAGATTTTTG GTTTTTCTTCTGACTATGTTTACCTTCATCACTTTGTACTCAACAATCATCCCCATTTCACTCTATGTATCGATAGAG ATGATCAAATTTATTCAGTCTACTCGATTTATCAACAATGACTTGCACATGTACCATTATGAAACTGATACCCCTGCATTGGCCAGAACTTCAAATCTGAATGAAGAGCTTGGGCAG GTTGAATACATCTTCTCAGACAAAACTGGGACTCTTACACGGAACTTAATGGAGTTCTTCAAGTGCTCAATTGGAGGAGAGGTCTATGGAAATGGTGTAACTGAAACTGAGAAGGGAATAGCAGAGCGCAGGGGCATAAAACTAGAG GAAAATATCTCACCCAATGCAGTGCGAGAGAGGGGTTTCAATTTCGATGATGCTAGGCTTATGGGAGGAGCTTGGAGGAATGAGCCAAATCGTGATAGCTGCAAG GAATTCTTCAGATGCCTTGCTATTTGCCATACCGTGCTTCCCGAGGGCGATGAGTTCCCTGATAAGATTAGATATCAAGCTGCATCACCAGATGAGTCTGCTTTGGTTATCGCCGCAAAGAATTTTGGGTTCTTCTTTTACAG ACGCACACCTACGATGATATATATTCGCGAATCTCATGCTGAGAAGATGGGCAAAATTCAAGACCAGCCATATGAGATTTTGAATGTGCTTGAGTTTAACAG TACAAGGAAGCGCCAATCTGTTGTTTGTCGTTATCCAGATGGGAGGCTTGTCTTGTACAGCAAG GGTGCTGATAATGTAATCTTTGAGAGATTAGCTGATGGTTCTAATGATATTAAAAAAGTGACTAGGGAGCATTTGGAACAATTTGGATCTGCTGGACTACGCACATTATGCTTGGCGTACAAAGAATTACATCAAGATGTTTATGAAAGCTGGAATGAGAAGTTCATCCATGCCAAATCCTCTCTAATTGACCGGGAAAAGAAGTTAGATGAG GTGGCAGAACTTATAGAAAACAATCTCATTTTGATTGGTAGCACTGCCATAGAAGACAAGCTGCAAGATGGAGTACCGGCCTGCATAGATATTCTTCAAAGAGCTGGCATAAAAATCTGGGTACTCACGGGGGACAAAATTGAAACAGCAATCAATATTGCCTATG CTTGCAATTTAATAAACAATGAGATGAAGCAGTTCATTATCAGTTCAGAAACTGATGCAATTAGAGAAGTTGAAGACAGG GGGGACCAAGTAGAAATTGCGCGATTTATTAAAGAAGAAGTTATGAAAGAGCTGAAGAAGTGCTTTGAGGAAGCACAGACCTATTTTAGCTCTCTATCTGGACCAAAATTAGCACTTGTAATTGATGGTAAATGTCTAATGTATGCACTGGATCCAAGTTTGAGGGTCATGCTGCTGAATTTAAGTTTGAATTGCCATGCTGTTGTTTGCTGCCGAGTTTCTCCCTTACAGAAAGCACAG GTTACAACTTTGGTCAAGAAAGGTGCACGGAAAATAACACTTGGTATTGGTGATGGAGCCAATGATGTTAGCATGATTCAAGCTGCTCATGTTGGTGTTGGCATAAGTGGGATGGAGGGCATGCAAGCTGTAATGGCTAGTGATTTTGCAATTGCACAGTTTCGTTATCTTGCAGATTTACTTCTTGTTCATGGCCGGTGGTCATATCTTCGAATATGCCAG GTGGTGATGTACTTCTTTTACAAGAATCTCACTTTCACTCTCACTCAGTTTTGGTTTAACTTTCAAACTGGGTTTTCTGGCCAAAGATTCTACGATGATTGGTTTCAGTCGTTATATAATGTTATCTTCACTGCGCTGCCTGTGATCATTGTTGGTCTATttgataag GATGTCAGTGCATCTCTATCCATGAAGTATCCTGAACTATACATGGAGGGAATAAGAAATGTCTTTTTCAAATGGAGAGTTGTGGCTATAAGAGCCTTTCTATCCGTTTACCAGTCtctaatattattctattttgtGAGTTCTTCGAGTCTAAGTGCTAAAGATTCAGCGGGCAAGATATTTGGACTCTGGGATGTTAGTACTATGGCCTTCACATGTGTTGTAGTCACTGTTAATTTGCGACTTATTCTATTTTGCAATTCAATCACAAGGTGGCACTATATTAGTGTTGGGGGAAGTATATTAGGATGGTTTATTTTTGCTTTCTTATATTCAGGGATCAGAACTCGTTATGATCGACAG GAGAATGTGTATTTTGTCATATATGTCTTGATGAGTACAGCATATTTCTACATTACGCTAATTCTTGTCCCTGTTTCGGcacttttttgtgattttctttacCATGG GGTTCAGAGATGGTTCTTCCCTTATGATTATCAGATTATTCAAGAACTGCATAGACACGAGAATGATGACTCCGGAAGGAACCAATTGGTAGAGAGAGGGAGCCAGCTTAGTCCAGATGAGGAAAGAAGCGATAACATATCTCAACTCCCGCGCTCAATATCAAAGCACACCGGTTTTGCTTTTGATTCCCCTGGTTATGAGTCATTTTTTGCTTCACAGCTTGGTGTACATGCTCCCCAAAAGGCCTGGGATGTCGCAAGACGTGCTAGCACGAGATCCAAAACGAAGATTGAGAAAAAATAG